The Anolis sagrei isolate rAnoSag1 chromosome Y, rAnoSag1.mat, whole genome shotgun sequence genome contains a region encoding:
- the LOC137095220 gene encoding LOW QUALITY PROTEIN: ras-related GTP-binding protein C-like (The sequence of the model RefSeq protein was modified relative to this genomic sequence to represent the inferred CDS: deleted 2 bases in 2 codons) has protein sequence MGRMRRKVAGQTSGPSPPCFPGEEGGVGVDPEVLAGPRLCCCSRAMAALQFGPGGPSLAGTGGGGGASTSVEETGAAALAGESFPKDFGYGADEEEEEDEDDREAGGVGGGSGSGVTGGGAPEEEDEDGEEEGDVAGGAGIDLGLGSGSGSGAGDASKQPRILLMGLRRSGKSSIQKVVFHKMSPNETLFLESTNKIYKDDVSSSSFVNFQIWDFPGQMDFFDPAFDYEMIFRGTGALIYVIDAQDDYMEALTRLHITVSKAYKINPDMNFEVFIHKVDGLSDDHKIETQRDIHQRANDDLGDAGLEKLHLSFYLTSIYDHSIFEAFSKVVQKLIPQLPTLENLLNIFISNSGIEKAFLFDVVSKIYIATDSSPVDMQSYELCCDMIDVVIDVSCIYRLKEDGSGSDYDKESMAIIRLNNTTVLYLKEVTKFLALVCILREENFERKGLIDYNFHCFRKAIHEVFEVGLSSHRACSHQANIPGLKTVTHNGTPRSAV, from the exons AtggggcgcatgcgcagaaaGGTA GCGGGACAGACTTCCGGGCCGTCGCCGCCTTGCTTCCCGGGAGAAGAAGGGGGCGTCGGCGTCGACCCGGAAGTGCTGGCAGGGCctaggctg tgctgctgctcccggGCGATGGCGGCGCTGCAGTTCGGCCCGGGAGGGCCTTCCTTGGCGGGgacgggcggcggcggcggcgcttCCACTTCTGTGGAGGAAACCGGAGCGGCGGCTTTGGCGGGGGAATCCTTCCCGAAGGACTTCGGATACGGCGccgacgaggaggaagaggaagatgaggaTGATCGGGAAGCgggaggagtaggaggaggaagCGGAAGCGGGGTGACGGGCGGAGGGGccccggaggaggaggacgaggacggCGAGGAAGAGGGCGACGTCGCGGGCGGGGCGGGGATCGATCTGGGCCTGGGCTCCGGAAGCGGAAGCGGCGCGGGAGACGCCTCGAAGCAGCCCCGGATCCTGTTGATGGGTCTCCGGCGGAGCGGAAAGTCCTCCATCCAGAAG GTGGTCTTCCACAAGATGTCGCCCAACGAGACGCTCTTCCTCGAGAGTACCAACAAGATCTACAAGGACGACGTCTCCAGCAGCTCCTTCGTCAACTTCCAGATCTGGGACTTCCCGGGACAGATGGACTTCTTCGACCCGGCCTTCGACTACGAGATGATCTTCCGGGGCACCGGGGCCCTCATCTACGTCATCGACGCCCAG GACGACTACATGGAGGCCCTGACCCGGCTCCACATCACCGTCTCCAAGGCCTACAAGATCAACCCCGACATGAACTTCGAGGTCTTCATCCACAAAGTGGACGGCCTCTCCGACGACCACAAGATCGAGACACAGAGGGACATCCACCAGCGGGCCAACGACGACCTGGGAGACGCCGGGCTGGAGAAGCTGCACCTCAG CTTTTACCTGACCAGCATCTACGATCATTCGATATTTGAAGCCTTCAGTAAAGTGGTACAAAAGCTCATTCCGCAGTTACCAACGTTAGAAAACCTGCTGAATATCTTCATATCA AATTCAGGGATTGAAAAAGCTTTCCTCTTTGACGTCGTGAGCAAGATCTACATTGCCACAGACAGCTCCCCGGTTGATATGCAGTCCTATGAACTCTGCTGTGACATGATTGACGTGGTCATCGATGTCTCCTGCATCTATAG GCTGAAGGAGGATGGAAGTGGAAGTGATTATGACAAGGAATCCATGGCCATCATCCGGCTCAACAATACGACCGTCCTGTACCTCAAAGAGGTGACAAAATTCCTGGCCTTGGTCTGCATCCTGAGAGAAGAGAACTTTGAGCGCAAAG GCTTGATAGACTATAACTTCCACTGCTTCCGGAAAGCTATCCATGAGGTGTTTGAGGTGGGCCTCTCCTCCCACCGGGCCTGCAGCCACCAGGCCAATATCCCTGGCCTGAAGACAGTGACTCACAATGGCACCCCTAGGAGCGCCGTCTGA